A stretch of DNA from Bacillus sp. Marseille-Q1617:
GCCCATTGCGGTTCACACGATAGGGGATCAGGCCTTCCAGAATGTCGTGGATGCCATCAAGGTGCACCCATCGGAGAAATCAAGGCGTGACCGCTTGATTCATGCCCAGATTCTCAGGGAAGAACTCATAGAGGAAATTAAAGGTCTGCCGTTGATTTTGGACATTCAACCGCGTTTTGTAGCTTCTGATTTCCCGTGGGTCATCGATCGGCTTGGTGAGGAGAACATGAAATATAATTATGCATGGAAGACATTACTCGATCACGGCATACCTTGTGCAGGAGGATCGGATGCACCGATTGAGCCGATTAACCCTTTATGGGGCATTCATGCCGCAGTAACAAGAACGAATCCACTGGATCCAGAGGGGGCCGTTCATATTCCAGAAGAAAAGCTGTCTATGTACGAAGCAATTTCCCTTTTTACAAAAGGGAGTGCATATGCATGTCATCATGAAAACGACCGTGGCATGATTAAAGAAGGATATACGGCCGACTTCACCGTATTGGAAAAAGATCCATTCGAATCGAATCCGGATGAACTGCTTGAGAAAATCGTTTCCATGACGGTAGTGGACGAAACAATCGTCTTTACAAAAAAATAAAAAGATTGCCCCCAAAACGTTTCCCCGATATAATGAAGTTATTTCGGAAACAGAAATAGTTTTGGGGGTGTTTTTTTGAAACAGAATGAACAGACAGGAATATTGTACACAGCATTTTCCTATTTTCTATGGGGAATACTCCCGATTTACTGGAAGTGGTTAAACCATGTGTCGGCTGACGAAATATTGGCAAACCGGATTTTTTGGTCTTTCTGGTTTATGCTATTATTTTTATTTTTTACGAAGAGATGGAAGGCATTCACTTCCTACATAAAGTCTTCTTTGACGAAGAAAAAACAGCTGCTTGCTTTATTGCTTGCTTCGTTATTGATCAGTGCCAACTGGTTCATCTATATTTGGGCAGTGAACACGGATCAAATGGTGGAAGCAAGTCTTGGCTATTATATTAACCCTCTTGTGAGTGTCCTTTTAGGGGTATTCATATTAAAAGAAAGTCTGTCAAAAGCACAGATTGTGTCCTTTATCCTGGCAGCTGCGGGTGTCATGATCCTCACGTTCTCATACGGGGAATTCCCGTGGATTGCAATGGGACTCGCATTTTCATTTGGTTTATACGGGCTGGCGAAGAAACTGATAAAAGTGGATTCAGCAATCGGGTTGACACTCGAAACGATGACGATCGCACCGGTCTCATTGATTTATATGGGGTATATGTACGCTGCAGGAACTCCTTCGTTATTCACCGTTTCATGGGGGACGGATCTTCTCTTAATGGGGGCAGGAGCGGCAACGGCCATTCCATTGCTTTTCTTCTCGAAAGGTGCACAGCAAATCCCGCTCTATATGGTAGGATTCCTGCAATATATAGCGCCGACAATCACATTGATCCTCGGTGTCATGGTATATGGTGAAACATTCTCTGCAACACATCTGATATCGTTTCTCTTCATATGGTGTGCATTGGCGATTTTCACTGCATCCCGCATACAGTTTGCGAGAAAACGCAGGCGTGAAGCGAAGTTGTCAGCATAATTCCAATGAAAAAGCTCCGGCACAGTGTCGGAGCTTTTTACTAAGCCGCCTCCGCTTTTCTTATTGTCCAGCTGCGGCGGCTAGCCCCTCGAGGTCATAAGCTAAATGGTCCAGGAAGGCAAAAAAGCGCCTTCCCGG
This window harbors:
- the rarD gene encoding EamA family transporter RarD, coding for MKQNEQTGILYTAFSYFLWGILPIYWKWLNHVSADEILANRIFWSFWFMLLFLFFTKRWKAFTSYIKSSLTKKKQLLALLLASLLISANWFIYIWAVNTDQMVEASLGYYINPLVSVLLGVFILKESLSKAQIVSFILAAAGVMILTFSYGEFPWIAMGLAFSFGLYGLAKKLIKVDSAIGLTLETMTIAPVSLIYMGYMYAAGTPSLFTVSWGTDLLLMGAGAATAIPLLFFSKGAQQIPLYMVGFLQYIAPTITLILGVMVYGETFSATHLISFLFIWCALAIFTASRIQFARKRRREAKLSA